One window from the genome of Streptomyces sp. NBC_00708 encodes:
- a CDS encoding NCS2 family permease — translation MSPSATAPVDAPTPQPTNGLDRFFKISERKSSVAREIRGGFATFFAMAYIIVLNPIILGSAKDVNQHFLDHGQLVTATVITAAFSTLLMGVIGNVPIALAAGLGVNTVVALQLAPRMTWPDAMGMVVLAGIVVMLLVATGLRERVMNAVPGSLRKGIAIGIGLFILLIGLVDSGFVSRIPDKAMTTVPLQLGGDGHLTGWPVLIFVLGALLTLVLIVRKVPGAILISIVTMTVVALIINAVADLPGEAWGLTVPEWPGNPVASPDFGLLGHFSLFGGFHKVGVLTGILFVFTVLLSCFFDAMGTILGVGDEAKLTDSKGNFPGINRVLFVDGVAVAAGGASSSSASTCFVESTAGVGEGARTGLASIVTGLLFTVALFLTPLATMVPSQAATPALLAVGFLIIAGSVRDIDWSDFTLAIPAFLAMVMMPFTYSITNGIGIGFITFSVLRLASGRGREVPVAMYVVSAVFVFYYMMPALGLT, via the coding sequence ATGTCCCCCTCGGCCACCGCTCCGGTCGACGCCCCGACTCCGCAGCCCACCAACGGGCTGGACCGCTTCTTCAAGATCTCCGAGCGGAAGTCGTCGGTCGCCCGCGAGATCCGCGGCGGATTCGCGACCTTCTTCGCGATGGCCTACATCATCGTGCTGAACCCGATCATCCTCGGCAGCGCGAAGGACGTGAACCAGCACTTCCTCGACCACGGCCAGCTGGTCACCGCGACCGTCATCACCGCCGCGTTCTCCACCCTGCTCATGGGTGTCATCGGCAATGTGCCGATCGCGCTGGCCGCGGGCCTCGGCGTCAACACCGTCGTCGCCCTCCAGCTCGCCCCCCGGATGACCTGGCCCGACGCCATGGGCATGGTGGTCCTCGCGGGCATCGTGGTCATGCTGCTGGTCGCGACCGGGCTGCGGGAACGCGTGATGAACGCCGTACCGGGCTCGCTGCGCAAGGGCATCGCGATCGGTATCGGCCTGTTCATCCTGCTGATCGGCCTCGTCGACTCCGGCTTCGTCTCGCGCATCCCCGACAAGGCGATGACCACCGTCCCGCTCCAGCTCGGCGGCGACGGCCACCTCACCGGCTGGCCGGTCCTGATCTTCGTCCTCGGTGCGCTGCTCACGCTGGTCCTGATCGTCCGCAAGGTGCCGGGCGCGATCCTGATCTCCATCGTGACGATGACCGTCGTCGCGCTGATCATCAACGCCGTCGCGGACCTGCCGGGCGAGGCCTGGGGGCTGACCGTCCCGGAGTGGCCGGGCAATCCGGTGGCGTCGCCCGACTTCGGGCTGCTGGGTCACTTCAGCCTGTTCGGCGGCTTCCACAAGGTGGGCGTCCTCACCGGCATCCTGTTCGTCTTCACCGTGCTGCTGTCCTGCTTCTTCGACGCGATGGGCACCATCCTCGGTGTCGGCGACGAGGCGAAGCTGACGGACTCGAAGGGCAACTTCCCGGGCATCAACCGGGTGCTGTTCGTCGACGGTGTCGCGGTCGCCGCGGGCGGCGCCAGCTCCTCCTCCGCCTCGACCTGCTTCGTGGAGTCCACGGCGGGTGTCGGCGAGGGTGCCCGTACGGGTCTGGCCAGCATCGTCACGGGGCTGCTGTTCACGGTGGCGCTGTTCCTCACGCCGCTGGCGACCATGGTCCCCTCGCAGGCGGCCACTCCGGCCCTGCTGGCGGTGGGCTTCCTGATCATCGCGGGCTCGGTGCGGGACATCGACTGGAGCGACTTCACGCTCGCGATCCCGGCGTTCCTCGCCATGGTCATGATGCCGTTCACGTACTCGATCACCAACGGCATCGGCATCGGCTTCATCACGTTCAGCGTGCTGCGTCTGGCCTCCGGGCGGGGCCGCGAGGTGCCGGTGGCCATGTACGTGGTGTCGGCGGTCTTCGTCTTCTACTACATGATGCCGGCGCTCGGCCTCACGTAA
- a CDS encoding MarR family transcriptional regulator gives MPDLIHDSDSAAAVSSLRSAVMLLGRRLKHQRVDESLSPTEMSVLGTLARCGSATPGELARREHVQPPSMTRIVALLESKGLVRLEPHPDDRRQKMVSQTEQAEAMLAESRDKRNAWLTTLAEGLDEDEWETLRNAAPVLEKLAHL, from the coding sequence ATGCCTGACCTGATCCACGACAGCGACAGTGCCGCCGCCGTGAGCTCCCTCCGTTCCGCCGTCATGCTGCTCGGCCGGCGCCTGAAGCATCAGCGCGTCGACGAGTCGCTCAGCCCGACCGAGATGTCGGTGCTCGGGACGCTCGCCCGTTGTGGTTCGGCCACCCCGGGTGAGCTGGCCCGCCGGGAGCATGTGCAGCCGCCGTCGATGACCCGCATCGTCGCGTTGCTGGAATCGAAGGGTCTGGTCAGGCTGGAACCGCACCCCGATGACCGTCGTCAGAAGATGGTCAGCCAGACCGAGCAGGCCGAGGCCATGCTCGCCGAGAGCCGCGACAAGCGGAACGCCTGGCTGACCACCCTCGCCGAAGGCCTGGACGAGGACGAGTGGGAGACGCTGCGCAACGCGGCGCCCGTGCTGGAGAAGCTCGCCCACCTGTAG
- a CDS encoding BrnA antitoxin family protein — translation MGSTVLSLRIDGELLDRLKQHAAKRGMSVQDYVVRTLIRDDFDERFQAAVDETEKFYGPEKLCPADGVPAEEVT, via the coding sequence ATGGGATCGACAGTGCTCAGCCTACGCATAGACGGTGAGCTGCTCGACCGGCTCAAGCAGCACGCCGCAAAACGCGGAATGAGCGTCCAGGACTATGTGGTCCGGACGCTCATTCGCGACGACTTCGACGAGCGCTTCCAGGCGGCCGTCGACGAGACGGAGAAGTTCTACGGGCCGGAGAAGCTCTGCCCCGCCGACGGCGTGCCGGCCGAGGAGGTCACCTGA
- a CDS encoding DUF2530 domain-containing protein → MAKWTPKHEAPEPLEGPVVATITGGTILWFVLFLVQIPFYGWFDDHGHLWWVWTCLAGAGLGLIGIWYVRGRDAALKRAAAAAAVDPQTD, encoded by the coding sequence ATGGCGAAGTGGACACCGAAGCACGAGGCGCCGGAGCCCCTGGAGGGCCCGGTCGTCGCGACCATCACCGGCGGCACGATCCTCTGGTTCGTCCTCTTCCTCGTCCAGATCCCGTTCTACGGCTGGTTCGACGACCACGGCCACCTGTGGTGGGTGTGGACCTGCCTGGCCGGTGCCGGCCTCGGCCTGATCGGCATCTGGTACGTACGGGGACGCGACGCGGCCCTCAAGCGCGCGGCGGCCGCGGCGGCGGTGGACCCGCAGACCGACTGA
- a CDS encoding cation-translocating P-type ATPase, with translation MTQRASDPSGEQRSGPSGREATIDAGAELDPVHPVELPEPPAGRGLTSAEVAERIARGEVNDVPVRSSRSLTEIVRANVFTRFNLIIGVLWVIMLFVAPIQDSLFGFVIVANTGIGIVQEWRAKKTLDSLAVIGEAKPVVRRDGTAAEIHTSEIVLGDLVELGPGDKVVVDGTVAEADGLEIDESLLTGEADPVIKKTGDTVMSGSFVVAGGGAFTATKVGREAYAAQLAEEASRFTLVRSELRSGISTILKYITWMMVPTATALVISQLVVKEHNFKDSIARTVGGIVPMIPEGLVLLTSVAFAIGVVRLGRKQCLVQELPAIEGLARVDVVCLDKTGTLTEGGMDVTEVRALNGTDEPYLRRVLAAFGASEPRPNASLQAIIDAYPAPEDSGWRTTGTLPFSSARKYSGAAFDEDGGASSAWLLGAPDVLLAEDDPALAEVEQLNEQGLRVLLLGRARGELDAPEAAEGAEPAALVVLEQRLRPDAGQTLAYFGEQRVATKVISGDNAVSVGAVAAKLGMRGAEHPQDARRLPEDTDAMATVMEENAVFGRVTPQQKREMVAALQSRGHTVAMTGDGVNDVLALKDADIGVSMGSGSEATRAVAQIVLLNNSFATLPSVVAEGRRVIGNITRVATLFLTKTVYSVLLAVLVVCFQVEYPFLPRHLTLLSTLTIGIPAFFLALAPNKERAHPHFVRRVMRYAVPSGVIAAAATFVTYLIARHHYSGTGALDAETSAATLTLFLVSMWVLAIIARPYTWWRICLVAAMGLAFLVVLAVPWLQDFFALKLVGTQMPWLAVGIAVVASVALEYAWRLVSRRFPV, from the coding sequence ATGACTCAGCGGGCATCCGACCCCTCCGGGGAGCAGCGAAGCGGTCCCTCCGGCCGGGAGGCCACGATCGACGCCGGGGCCGAGCTCGACCCGGTCCACCCGGTCGAGCTGCCCGAACCGCCCGCCGGGCGCGGACTCACCTCGGCCGAGGTGGCGGAACGGATCGCGCGGGGCGAGGTCAACGACGTACCGGTACGGTCCTCGCGATCGCTCACCGAGATCGTCCGGGCCAACGTCTTCACCCGGTTCAACCTGATCATCGGCGTCCTCTGGGTGATCATGCTGTTCGTCGCGCCGATCCAGGACAGCCTCTTCGGCTTCGTGATCGTCGCCAACACCGGCATCGGCATCGTGCAGGAGTGGCGGGCCAAGAAGACCCTGGACAGCCTCGCGGTCATCGGCGAGGCGAAACCCGTGGTCCGGCGCGACGGGACGGCCGCCGAGATCCACACCTCCGAGATCGTCCTCGGCGACCTGGTCGAGCTGGGGCCCGGGGACAAGGTCGTCGTCGACGGCACGGTCGCCGAGGCGGACGGCCTGGAGATCGACGAGTCCCTGCTCACCGGCGAGGCCGACCCGGTCATCAAGAAGACCGGCGACACGGTGATGTCCGGCAGCTTCGTCGTCGCCGGCGGCGGCGCGTTCACCGCGACGAAGGTGGGGCGCGAGGCGTACGCGGCCCAGCTCGCGGAGGAGGCGTCCCGCTTCACGCTCGTACGGTCCGAGCTGCGCAGCGGCATCTCGACGATCCTGAAGTACATCACCTGGATGATGGTGCCGACGGCGACCGCCCTGGTGATCAGCCAGCTGGTGGTCAAGGAGCACAACTTCAAGGACTCCATCGCCCGCACGGTCGGCGGGATCGTCCCGATGATCCCGGAGGGCCTGGTGCTGCTGACCTCGGTCGCCTTCGCGATCGGGGTCGTACGCCTGGGGCGCAAGCAGTGCCTCGTGCAGGAGCTGCCCGCGATCGAGGGCCTGGCCCGGGTCGACGTCGTCTGCCTGGACAAGACCGGCACGCTCACCGAGGGCGGCATGGACGTCACCGAGGTCCGCGCGCTGAACGGCACCGACGAACCGTATCTGCGCCGCGTCCTGGCCGCCTTCGGCGCCTCCGAGCCCCGGCCCAACGCCAGCCTCCAGGCGATCATCGACGCCTACCCGGCCCCCGAGGACAGCGGCTGGCGGACCACCGGCACGCTGCCGTTCTCCTCCGCCCGCAAGTACAGCGGCGCCGCGTTCGACGAGGACGGCGGGGCCTCCTCCGCCTGGCTGCTCGGCGCGCCCGACGTGCTGCTGGCCGAGGACGACCCGGCCCTCGCGGAGGTGGAGCAGCTCAACGAGCAGGGGCTGCGGGTGCTGCTGCTGGGCCGGGCACGGGGCGAGCTGGACGCCCCGGAGGCGGCCGAGGGCGCCGAACCGGCCGCCCTGGTCGTCCTGGAACAGCGCCTGCGGCCCGACGCCGGGCAGACCCTCGCCTACTTCGGCGAGCAGCGAGTCGCGACGAAGGTGATCTCCGGCGACAACGCGGTCTCCGTCGGCGCGGTCGCCGCGAAGCTCGGGATGCGGGGCGCGGAACACCCCCAGGACGCGCGCAGGCTCCCGGAGGACACCGACGCGATGGCGACGGTGATGGAGGAGAACGCGGTGTTCGGCCGCGTCACCCCGCAGCAGAAGCGGGAGATGGTCGCCGCGCTCCAGTCACGCGGCCACACCGTCGCGATGACGGGCGACGGCGTCAACGACGTCCTCGCGCTGAAGGACGCCGACATCGGCGTCTCGATGGGCTCCGGCTCCGAGGCCACGCGCGCGGTCGCCCAGATCGTGCTGCTGAACAACAGCTTCGCGACCCTGCCGTCCGTGGTCGCCGAGGGCCGCCGCGTGATCGGCAACATCACCCGGGTCGCGACCCTGTTCCTGACGAAGACCGTGTACTCGGTGCTGCTCGCCGTCCTGGTGGTCTGCTTCCAGGTCGAGTATCCGTTCCTGCCCCGCCATCTGACGCTGCTGTCCACGCTGACGATCGGCATCCCGGCGTTCTTCCTGGCGCTGGCCCCGAACAAGGAGCGCGCCCATCCGCACTTCGTACGGCGCGTGATGCGGTACGCGGTGCCCTCGGGGGTCATCGCCGCCGCCGCGACCTTCGTGACGTATCTGATCGCGCGGCACCACTACTCCGGTACGGGGGCGCTGGACGCGGAGACGAGCGCGGCGACGCTCACGCTGTTCCTGGTCTCGATGTGGGTGCTGGCGATCATCGCCCGCCCGTACACCTGGTGGCGGATCTGCCTGGTGGCCGCGATGGGTCTCGCGTTCCTGGTGGTGCTGGCGGTGCCGTGGCTCCAGGACTTCTTCGCGCTGAAGCTGGTGGGCACGCAGATGCCGTGGCTGGCGGTGGGCATCGCGGTGGTGGCGTCGGTCGCGCTGGAGTACGCCTGGCGGCTGGTGAGCCGCCGCTTCCCGGTGTAG